The following proteins are encoded in a genomic region of Thioflexithrix psekupsensis:
- a CDS encoding DUF58 domain-containing protein, producing the protein MTLRPANTLLYLLIIWSLLALLVAFQPFLLPLWTVSGGVLAVIAIIDAWQVYRCINPHITREVANSLALNVWNDVELQLSNSTKIPYYFTVFDDYPLYSTTQGLPYRGQLPAKSTLALRYRLKPYRRGESAFKGVHLRVHSKWHCWEHRRFITLNKTIRIYPNFSLISKYALLATENRLGQLGIRKRQRRGEGLDFHQLREYQEGDALRQIDWKATARYRRLISREYQEERDQQIVFLIDCGRRMLAQDDELSHFDHTLNAILLLSYVALRQGDALGLMTFSGTSRWFAPRKGMNTINLILNTVYDLQPSIQASDYVAAAQSLMQRQQRRALVVLISNLRDEDSSDLEPTLALLRQKHLVLLASLQEQILTEVLEKPIQRFSDAIRYAATHDYLQQRHHAHEQLAQKGVLYVDTTPTQLPIRMVNRYLEIKRSGQL; encoded by the coding sequence TTGACGTTACGTCCTGCAAACACTTTACTTTATTTATTAATAATATGGTCGCTGCTGGCTTTATTGGTGGCATTCCAACCTTTTTTATTGCCATTATGGACAGTGAGTGGCGGAGTATTAGCGGTTATTGCAATTATTGATGCGTGGCAGGTTTATCGCTGCATTAACCCCCACATTACGCGAGAAGTGGCTAATTCTTTGGCTTTAAATGTATGGAATGACGTGGAGTTACAATTAAGTAATTCTACGAAAATACCTTATTATTTTACTGTCTTTGATGATTATCCATTATATAGCACCACTCAAGGCCTGCCTTATCGCGGTCAATTACCTGCCAAATCAACGCTTGCTTTACGTTATCGTTTAAAACCTTATCGCCGCGGGGAAAGCGCATTTAAAGGCGTGCATTTGCGTGTGCATTCTAAATGGCATTGCTGGGAACATCGACGCTTTATTACGCTGAATAAAACTATTCGCATTTATCCTAATTTTAGCCTGATTAGTAAATATGCTTTATTGGCAACGGAAAATCGTTTGGGACAATTGGGTATCCGCAAGCGTCAACGACGCGGGGAAGGGCTTGATTTTCATCAATTACGCGAATATCAAGAAGGCGACGCATTAAGACAAATTGATTGGAAAGCCACCGCGCGTTATCGGCGTTTAATTTCACGCGAATATCAGGAAGAACGGGATCAGCAGATTGTGTTTTTAATTGATTGTGGACGGCGGATGTTGGCGCAGGATGATGAATTGTCTCATTTCGATCATACTTTAAATGCTATTTTGTTATTATCTTATGTGGCATTACGTCAAGGCGATGCCTTAGGATTAATGACATTTAGCGGTACTTCTCGCTGGTTTGCACCGCGAAAAGGAATGAACACTATTAATTTAATTTTAAATACGGTTTATGATTTACAACCCTCAATACAAGCCAGTGATTATGTGGCCGCGGCGCAATCTTTAATGCAGCGACAACAACGCCGCGCTTTGGTGGTATTAATTTCTAATTTACGCGATGAAGACAGCAGTGATTTAGAACCTACATTAGCTTTATTACGGCAAAAACATTTGGTGTTATTAGCGTCTTTGCAAGAGCAAATTTTAACGGAAGTATTAGAAAAACCCATTCAACGTTTTTCAGATGCCATTCGTTATGCGGCAACTCATGATTATTTGCAACAACGCCATCATGCGCATGAGCAGTTGGCACAAAAAGGAGTATTGTATGTCGATACGACACCCACACAGCTACCCATTCGCATGGTCAACCGTTATTTAGAAATTAAACGCAGTGGGCAATTATAG
- a CDS encoding SCP-2 sterol transfer family protein, with product MMAISELILFSEPWMHAFGECWLHDSEINRLLFNQEFTASIAYGFIDNTQPRGVVIINNSCLQEARLYQGEPLDWDLRARPDTWKRWLSEGFRLERMGYILANKELIFEQGDYRKMLHVPRLASAFFRSFELMQKIPTQVPQSLYYAA from the coding sequence ATGATGGCCATTTCAGAATTAATTTTATTTTCTGAACCTTGGATGCACGCATTTGGTGAATGTTGGCTTCATGATTCAGAAATTAATCGACTGTTATTCAATCAAGAATTTACAGCTTCAATTGCTTATGGTTTTATTGATAACACACAACCGAGAGGCGTGGTTATTATCAATAACAGTTGTTTGCAAGAAGCGCGCTTATATCAAGGAGAGCCGCTGGATTGGGACTTGCGGGCGCGTCCTGATACGTGGAAACGGTGGTTGTCTGAAGGTTTTCGTTTAGAGCGAATGGGTTATATTTTAGCGAATAAAGAATTAATTTTTGAGCAAGGCGATTATCGTAAAATGCTGCATGTTCCGCGTTTAGCCAGCGCATTTTTTCGCAGTTTTGAATTAATGCAAAAAATCCCTACCCAAGTGCCACAATCACTTTATTATGCGGCATAA
- a CDS encoding HAD family hydrolase, whose translation MTHRLSALIFDVDGTLAETERDGHRVAFNESFMAHSLNWFWSDGLYGELLKITGGKERLAHFIEHYQPDMPNGMPIETLINTLHQEKNKRYLQILQAGKIPLRPGVLRLLNAARNSGVKLAIATTTTLENVHHLLSCTLSSDAINWFDVIAAGDVVAAKKPAPDIYFYALEKLQLPANECVAIEDSANGLQAALQAELTTLITLNDYTANENFTGAALVVNQLGEPDAPCQAIAGSMGGSNCVDLALFNRLINRE comes from the coding sequence ATGACACATCGTTTATCCGCTTTAATTTTTGATGTCGATGGCACTTTGGCAGAAACAGAACGTGATGGGCATCGCGTGGCATTTAACGAGAGCTTTATGGCGCATTCGCTGAATTGGTTTTGGTCTGATGGATTATATGGCGAATTGTTGAAAATTACAGGCGGTAAAGAACGCCTTGCCCATTTTATTGAACATTACCAACCCGATATGCCTAATGGAATGCCTATAGAAACGCTTATTAATACCTTACATCAAGAGAAAAATAAGCGTTATCTGCAAATTTTACAAGCGGGTAAAATTCCTTTGCGCCCTGGCGTGTTGCGTTTGCTTAATGCAGCCAGAAATTCGGGCGTAAAATTAGCCATTGCCACCACCACCACATTAGAAAATGTACATCACTTATTAAGCTGCACCCTTTCTTCCGATGCCATAAACTGGTTTGACGTGATTGCCGCGGGAGACGTGGTGGCTGCTAAAAAACCTGCCCCTGACATTTATTTTTACGCCTTAGAAAAGTTGCAATTGCCCGCTAATGAATGCGTAGCTATCGAAGATTCTGCCAATGGATTGCAAGCGGCATTGCAAGCAGAATTGACAACACTCATTACGCTTAATGATTATACCGCTAATGAAAATTTTACCGGTGCCGCTTTGGTGGTGAATCAATTGGGTGAGCCTGATGCGCCTTGTCAAGCCATTGCAGGATCAATGGGAGGGAGTAATTGCGTTGATTTGGCACTATTTAATCGTTTAATCAATCGGGAATAA
- a CDS encoding ABC transporter permease, which translates to MNQLQIIWAYFRYRPLMVSLNLLLMTIGMMLITALFMISEQLEQRLSRNAEGIDLVIGAKGSPLQLILASIYHSDMPTGNIPLSEVKPLLKSPLIETAIPLALGDSYHGFRIVGTSLNYPTHYHAQLSAGHWWDEPLQVVLGATVARQLNLSLGQHFVGSHGLGETGDVHDAHPYVVVGILAKTGLIIDELILTSVVSVWQVHSEHGTEAHHADAQPNHEHDHEPHSAIHSESINTHLGVDLGIDLSSIDEKMELTAVLVRYRSALAAVTLPRLVNRQSTLQAAVPAFEISRLLKIMGFGMEGLKGFGILLMLISALSILISLYYALQERYQDLALMRLLGASRNVLLSQLLLEGMIIALIGAVLGIIFGHGLVISLAYWFSISDSVMMLNITLLLGLLLFALLLGLLAAIIPAWRAYHTEVATALQ; encoded by the coding sequence ATGAATCAATTGCAAATCATTTGGGCTTATTTTCGTTATCGTCCTTTGATGGTTTCATTAAACTTATTATTAATGACCATAGGTATGATGTTAATTACGGCTCTATTCATGATCAGTGAACAATTAGAACAACGCCTTAGTCGCAATGCTGAAGGCATTGATTTAGTTATTGGTGCAAAGGGAAGTCCATTACAACTTATTTTAGCTTCTATTTACCATTCTGATATGCCCACAGGAAATATTCCTTTATCGGAAGTAAAACCGTTATTAAAATCACCCTTGATTGAGACAGCTATTCCCTTAGCATTAGGGGATAGTTATCATGGTTTTCGCATTGTGGGAACGAGTTTAAATTACCCTACTCATTACCATGCTCAATTAAGTGCGGGACATTGGTGGGATGAGCCTTTACAAGTGGTTTTAGGCGCAACGGTTGCGCGGCAATTAAATTTATCATTGGGACAGCATTTTGTTGGCTCTCATGGTTTGGGCGAAACAGGCGATGTTCATGATGCGCATCCCTATGTAGTGGTTGGCATTTTGGCAAAAACGGGCTTAATTATAGATGAATTAATTTTAACTTCCGTCGTCAGTGTGTGGCAGGTTCACAGCGAGCATGGGACAGAGGCGCATCATGCTGATGCTCAACCCAATCACGAACATGATCACGAGCCTCATTCTGCAATCCATAGCGAATCTATAAATACCCATTTAGGTGTTGATTTAGGGATTGATTTAAGCTCGATTGATGAAAAAATGGAACTCACTGCGGTATTGGTTCGTTATCGTTCGGCATTAGCCGCCGTGACCTTGCCGCGTTTGGTGAATCGTCAAAGTACATTACAAGCGGCTGTGCCTGCTTTTGAAATCAGTCGATTATTAAAAATAATGGGATTTGGTATGGAGGGTTTAAAAGGCTTTGGCATTCTGTTGATGCTCATTTCTGCATTAAGCATTTTAATTAGTTTATATTATGCTTTACAAGAGCGTTATCAGGATTTAGCATTGATGCGTTTATTGGGGGCAAGTCGAAATGTTTTATTAAGCCAACTTTTATTAGAAGGAATGATCATTGCTTTAATAGGTGCTGTATTAGGCATTATATTTGGGCATGGTTTAGTGATAAGTTTGGCGTATTGGTTTTCTATTAGTGATTCGGTAATGATGCTTAATATAACACTGTTATTGGGATTGTTATTATTTGCTTTATTACTGGGTTTATTAGCAGCAATAATTCCTGCATGGCGGGCTTATCATACTGAGGTGGCGACGGCGTTGCAGTAG
- a CDS encoding ABC transporter ATP-binding protein — protein sequence MFHLQSVQYRYQDREVLNINEWQSNAGSQWLIKGRSGSGKTTLLHLMAGLLRPQSGQIIVGGCALQELSERQRDAFRARQIGIVLQRLHLVKPLTVLENLKLAQQCAGLRPDLNRIQNLLATLELSAWQHALPHRLSQGQAQRVAIIRAILHRPPLLLADEPTSSLDDVNCQQVLHLLQSQAKEYGATLVIASHDSRLQNVFTQQLALEMN from the coding sequence ATGTTTCATTTACAATCAGTGCAATATCGCTATCAAGATCGAGAGGTATTGAACATTAATGAATGGCAAAGCAATGCAGGCAGTCAATGGTTAATTAAAGGACGTTCTGGCAGTGGAAAAACAACTTTATTGCATTTAATGGCGGGTTTATTGCGCCCCCAATCAGGACAAATCATTGTGGGGGGATGTGCGTTGCAAGAGCTGTCAGAACGGCAACGCGATGCTTTTCGCGCTCGCCAGATAGGGATTGTTTTGCAGCGATTGCATTTAGTTAAGCCATTGACTGTATTGGAAAATTTAAAACTGGCGCAGCAGTGCGCAGGATTACGACCAGACTTAAATCGTATTCAAAATTTACTGGCCACACTGGAATTATCCGCGTGGCAACACGCTCTGCCCCATCGTTTAAGTCAAGGTCAAGCGCAAAGAGTTGCCATTATACGCGCAATTTTGCACCGTCCACCTTTACTGCTCGCTGATGAACCCACGTCCAGTTTGGATGACGTAAATTGCCAGCAGGTTTTACATTTGTTGCAGTCGCAAGCAAAAGAATACGGCGCGACGCTGGTGATAGCCAGTCATGATTCTCGACTACAGAATGTATTCACGCAACAATTGGCTTTGGAAATGAATTAA
- a CDS encoding alpha/beta fold hydrolase, translated as MPFIQLPELNVHYEQAGHGRMTVVLLHGNFASWRWWLPLLRDSSLEHYTFYAPELRGCGDTDHPESGYSVEQLAIDLYQFVKGLKLSRFHLIGHSLGGAVSLQFALNYPQYLQSLFLIAPAPAEGMPQLKRTLFGIGAAELNHLVRSLDLSRPILKRAIKKMIPSLHQDSAMLNALVDDAVRMSPEALDGFVESLSTWNVLEQCGQLTVSTLILWGEQDEIVSYDALVRMQEKMPHAQLVVWTDVGHAPQLERIDEFKQLVLTFIHHHPIVQTTKPDNHQPLKSRYAFLNWWRRIRHNWKKK; from the coding sequence ATGCCTTTTATTCAATTACCAGAACTCAATGTACATTACGAACAGGCAGGACATGGGCGAATGACTGTGGTTTTACTGCACGGTAATTTTGCTTCGTGGCGATGGTGGTTGCCGTTGTTGCGTGACTCTTCCTTAGAACATTATACTTTTTACGCGCCTGAATTAAGAGGTTGTGGCGACACGGATCATCCTGAATCGGGTTATTCGGTGGAACAATTAGCGATAGATTTATACCAATTTGTGAAGGGATTAAAATTATCTCGATTTCATTTAATTGGGCATTCTTTGGGGGGTGCGGTGAGTTTGCAATTTGCGCTAAACTATCCGCAATATTTACAGAGTTTATTTTTAATTGCGCCTGCACCTGCGGAGGGAATGCCACAATTAAAACGCACATTATTTGGTATTGGTGCGGCGGAATTAAATCATTTGGTGCGATCTTTAGATTTAAGTCGTCCGATATTAAAGCGAGCGATTAAAAAAATGATTCCCAGTTTGCATCAAGACAGTGCCATGTTAAACGCTCTGGTGGATGATGCGGTGCGGATGTCACCTGAAGCGTTAGACGGTTTTGTTGAGAGTTTATCCACATGGAATGTATTGGAACAATGCGGGCAACTGACTGTTTCTACTCTAATTTTATGGGGAGAGCAAGATGAAATTGTGTCGTATGATGCTTTAGTGCGTATGCAAGAAAAAATGCCCCACGCCCAATTGGTGGTGTGGACAGATGTAGGGCATGCGCCACAATTAGAACGAATTGATGAATTTAAACAATTGGTATTAACTTTTATTCATCATCATCCGATTGTTCAAACCACTAAACCAGACAATCATCAACCGTTAAAAAGCCGCTATGCTTTTCTCAATTGGTGGAGAAGAATCCGCCACAATTGGAAAAAGAAATAA
- a CDS encoding energy-coupling factor ABC transporter ATP-binding protein codes for MQTLFTLKQLRFCYQKRLILDISQLPIPAAGCVWLQGKNGSGKMTLLKIIAGLIQAQSLELILTDHTKITTPHIKTWLRKNVVHLHQQPYLFDTTVFNNVAYGLHCQGKNKADITSLVTQSLAWANLSHLSQRHARQLSGGEQQRVALIRAWILSPRLLLLDEPTANMDKEAHDQTYDLLAQLQQDNLTIILTSHQLNTESNISQFLWQLKDGKLIFN; via the coding sequence ATGCAAACGCTCTTTACTCTTAAACAGCTCCGTTTTTGCTATCAAAAGCGACTTATTTTAGATATTTCTCAACTTCCGATTCCTGCGGCGGGCTGTGTGTGGTTGCAAGGGAAAAATGGCAGTGGTAAAATGACATTACTGAAAATAATTGCGGGTTTAATTCAAGCCCAATCATTAGAATTAATTCTCACCGATCACACCAAAATAACCACTCCTCACATCAAAACATGGTTGCGCAAAAACGTCGTACATTTACACCAACAACCTTATCTATTTGACACCACCGTATTTAACAATGTAGCCTATGGTCTGCATTGTCAGGGCAAAAATAAAGCTGACATTACATCCCTAGTGACACAATCTTTAGCTTGGGCTAATTTAAGTCATTTAAGCCAACGTCATGCACGCCAATTGTCTGGCGGAGAACAACAACGAGTGGCATTAATTCGGGCTTGGATATTGTCACCGCGTTTGCTGTTATTAGACGAACCAACCGCTAATATGGACAAAGAAGCCCATGATCAAACCTATGATTTATTAGCCCAATTACAACAAGACAATTTGACCATTATTCTAACCAGTCACCAATTAAATACCGAATCTAACATTAGCCAATTTTTATGGCAATTAAAAGATGGAAAATTAATTTTTAATTAA
- a CDS encoding 2-isopropylmalate synthase, with protein sequence MTDKLFIFDTTLRDGEQSPGASMTKDEKIRIARALEKLRVDVIEAGFPAASPGDFEAVHAVANVINDCSVCGLSRALDHDIDQAAAALKGAVSPRIHTFIATSPIHMEMKLRMQPDSVVEQAVRAVKRARQYTDNVEFSAEDAGRSELDFLCRMIEAVIKAGATTINIPDTVGYKVPERFGNLIHNLITRVPNADKAIFSVHCHNDLGLAVANSLSAVLNGARQVECTINGLGERAGNAALEEIVMAIRTRGDVFTCQTTIDTTQIINCSRLVSNITGFPVQPNKAIVGANAFAHESGIHQDGVLKHRQTYEIMRAEDVGWTANRMVLGKHSGRNAFKAHLKRLNIEFTTEEELNAAFARFKELADKKHEIYDDDLQALVTDTLSSEHETYKLLYLRVISETGELPTAQVTLFIGGEEKTVSAKGSGPVDATFKAIEALVNSGASLLVYSVNNVTDGTDAQGEVGVRLEKEGRIVNGQGSDTDILVASAKAYLNALNKILTPLSRQHPQQHNTNLCKNVP encoded by the coding sequence ATGACGGATAAACTTTTTATTTTCGACACCACCTTGCGCGACGGCGAACAAAGCCCCGGCGCATCTATGACTAAAGATGAAAAAATTCGTATTGCTCGTGCGTTGGAAAAATTACGCGTCGATGTGATTGAAGCGGGTTTTCCTGCGGCCAGTCCCGGTGATTTTGAGGCCGTTCATGCCGTAGCCAATGTGATTAATGATTGTAGTGTGTGTGGTTTATCACGTGCTTTGGATCATGATATTGATCAAGCGGCGGCTGCGTTAAAAGGTGCAGTTTCTCCGCGAATTCATACCTTTATTGCCACTTCTCCCATTCACATGGAAATGAAATTGCGAATGCAGCCGGATTCTGTGGTGGAACAAGCGGTGCGGGCAGTAAAACGTGCGCGCCAATACACGGATAATGTTGAATTTTCTGCTGAAGATGCGGGGCGTTCGGAGTTAGATTTTCTCTGCCGAATGATTGAAGCGGTGATTAAAGCGGGTGCGACGACAATTAATATTCCTGACACGGTGGGTTATAAAGTGCCTGAACGGTTTGGGAATTTAATTCACAATCTTATCACCCGCGTTCCTAATGCAGATAAAGCGATTTTTTCCGTACATTGTCACAATGATTTGGGATTAGCGGTGGCTAATTCTTTGTCGGCCGTGTTAAACGGGGCGCGTCAAGTGGAGTGTACTATCAATGGCTTAGGTGAGCGTGCGGGCAATGCGGCGTTAGAAGAAATTGTGATGGCCATTCGTACTCGTGGTGATGTATTTACTTGTCAGACCACGATTGATACGACACAAATTATCAATTGTTCTCGTTTGGTGTCTAACATTACGGGCTTTCCTGTACAACCGAATAAGGCCATTGTGGGTGCAAATGCGTTTGCGCATGAATCAGGTATTCATCAAGATGGCGTACTTAAACATCGCCAAACTTACGAAATCATGCGGGCTGAAGATGTGGGTTGGACGGCCAATCGGATGGTATTGGGTAAACATTCGGGACGCAATGCGTTTAAAGCCCATTTAAAACGGCTTAATATCGAGTTTACTACAGAAGAAGAATTGAACGCCGCGTTTGCGCGTTTCAAGGAATTGGCTGATAAGAAACACGAAATTTACGATGACGACTTACAAGCCTTAGTCACCGACACCTTGTCATCAGAACATGAGACTTACAAATTGCTTTATTTGCGGGTGATTTCTGAGACGGGAGAATTGCCAACGGCACAAGTGACGTTATTTATCGGCGGCGAGGAAAAAACGGTGTCTGCCAAAGGCAGTGGCCCTGTTGATGCGACCTTTAAGGCGATTGAAGCTTTAGTCAACAGTGGGGCTTCGTTGTTGGTTTATTCGGTGAATAATGTCACCGACGGCACAGATGCACAAGGTGAAGTGGGCGTGCGTTTGGAAAAAGAAGGGCGTATTGTGAACGGTCAAGGATCGGACACGGATATTTTAGTGGCTTCGGCAAAGGCTTATTTAAACGCCTTAAACAAGATTTTAACGCCACTCAGTCGCCAACATCCCCAGCAGCACAATACCAATTTGTGTAAAAATGTGCCGTAG
- a CDS encoding metal-dependent hydrolase has protein sequence MANFQAHLSAAAALSGLASMTCLSMELVSPNEVFFLWGVGVIGGILPDVDSNHSTSLQLIFTLLATIIAFAASVHHIHYFSIVELWIIWGIVYALVRYVVIIFIKKLTLHRGTFHSLGMALLFGFIITVFSFRLLNANAVFAWLLGLFAAFGFTIHLLLDEANSIELKDKIRVKRSLGTAIKLLDWKDKTASVIMIISIILMFSLTPEINALKQLFNQNQWHTFSQNILPKERWFQPHPIK, from the coding sequence ATGGCCAATTTTCAAGCCCATTTATCCGCCGCGGCCGCACTGAGCGGCTTGGCTTCGATGACTTGTTTAAGCATGGAATTGGTATCACCAAATGAGGTTTTTTTCTTATGGGGGGTGGGAGTCATTGGTGGTATTTTACCTGATGTAGATTCAAATCATTCGACTTCATTACAACTTATTTTTACCCTACTAGCGACGATCATTGCTTTTGCGGCTTCTGTGCATCACATTCATTATTTTTCGATAGTGGAATTATGGATAATTTGGGGAATCGTTTACGCGCTGGTGCGGTATGTGGTGATTATTTTTATTAAAAAATTAACATTACATCGCGGCACATTTCATTCTTTGGGTATGGCCTTATTATTTGGTTTTATCATTACTGTATTTAGTTTTCGTCTGCTCAATGCCAATGCGGTTTTTGCTTGGTTATTGGGATTATTCGCGGCTTTTGGGTTTACGATTCATTTGCTTTTAGACGAGGCTAACAGCATTGAACTCAAAGATAAAATTAGAGTAAAACGCTCATTGGGTACTGCCATTAAACTGCTAGATTGGAAAGATAAAACCGCTTCTGTGATCATGATCATTTCCATTATTCTCATGTTCTCTTTAACACCAGAAATTAACGCATTAAAACAATTATTTAATCAAAACCAATGGCATACATTTAGCCAAAATATTTTACCCAAAGAACGTTGGTTTCAACCACACCCAATAAAATAA
- a CDS encoding porin, whose translation MFQKTTLSIACASVLIAVSPWVAADVTLKGHVNRAIMYADDGVDSETFFVDNDNSSTRIIIDARHPLNDDVTVGAQFEVEQQSQASNEVSMGTYPNHNAFRERKLETYFMSKKMGTLWLGQGDTASKATSEVDLSGTAVASYADTSGTGGALHWRAADGSKLGDKFTIGSVTTYFDGLGRNDRVRYDTPKLAGFMLSASAVTAEQYDVALRYDNDFGFMKLAGAVAYADFADAPPSKLPGAESQFNGSISALFDFGLNLTLSAGTTDFKKLSDLTDTLKDTLEDDRERDEPVNYWGKLGYQFSALPLGKTAVSVEYGETLDLAAQGDTYKTYGASLVQNIDAASTELFLHYQGFELDRDNGVNPEDIFIVMGGARVKF comes from the coding sequence ATGTTTCAAAAAACAACTTTATCAATCGCTTGTGCCTCCGTACTGATAGCGGTTTCCCCTTGGGTGGCGGCGGATGTGACATTAAAAGGTCATGTCAACCGTGCGATCATGTATGCCGATGATGGCGTAGACAGCGAAACTTTCTTTGTTGACAACGACAATTCTTCTACCCGTATTATTATTGATGCGCGTCATCCCTTAAACGACGATGTCACCGTCGGCGCGCAATTCGAGGTTGAACAACAATCTCAAGCCAGTAATGAAGTATCAATGGGTACTTATCCCAATCACAATGCTTTTAGAGAACGTAAATTAGAAACTTACTTTATGAGTAAGAAAATGGGGACATTGTGGTTAGGTCAAGGGGACACCGCCTCTAAAGCCACCTCAGAAGTGGATTTATCAGGGACTGCGGTGGCTTCTTACGCTGACACAAGCGGCACTGGTGGCGCGTTACATTGGCGTGCGGCAGATGGCAGCAAGTTGGGTGATAAGTTTACTATCGGTAGTGTTACAACCTATTTTGACGGTTTAGGACGTAATGACCGTGTCCGTTATGACACACCTAAATTAGCAGGTTTCATGTTATCGGCTTCAGCAGTGACTGCGGAACAGTATGACGTGGCATTGCGTTATGACAATGACTTTGGTTTCATGAAGTTAGCAGGCGCGGTAGCGTATGCAGATTTTGCTGACGCGCCACCCAGTAAGTTGCCAGGTGCCGAAAGTCAATTTAACGGCTCAATTTCTGCGTTGTTTGATTTTGGTTTGAACCTGACATTGAGTGCTGGCACAACCGATTTCAAAAAGTTGAGCGACTTAACCGATACGTTGAAAGACACGTTAGAAGACGACAGAGAGCGTGATGAGCCAGTGAATTACTGGGGTAAATTAGGCTATCAATTCAGTGCGTTGCCATTGGGTAAGACAGCGGTATCTGTTGAATACGGTGAAACTTTAGATTTAGCCGCACAAGGCGATACTTACAAAACCTATGGTGCGTCATTGGTACAAAATATTGATGCAGCCAGCACGGAATTATTCCTGCACTATCAAGGTTTTGAGTTAGATCGTGACAACGGCGTAAACCCCGAAGACATTTTCATTGTCATGGGCGGCGCACGGGTTAAATTCTAA
- a CDS encoding SPFH domain-containing protein — translation MLGIRHIRFDSMTYVLHYVNGQIKREGRGLAFFYFSPNSSIMAIPMGSNDLPFIFSEPTFDYQMVSIQGQVSYKIANPKLLADVLDFVVNHKGEYKKNDIENLNQRIINEAQTSIASLIHEMKLKQAIRSAKIIEAKIIDVLKVSPLIKMLGIDILGVNILAVSATPEMSRALETETREQLQQEADHAIYERRNFAVEQERRIKESELNTEILVEEKLKQIADKKMQSQFEQAENDRKLKEIELAAEIAIENQRAQLIEQKAANNRKEADSKSYVNEMLLKPYKEMDWKVLMALSREGSPGLNIALAFRELAERADTIGQLNITPDLLQSILQQNNEGFHRGHGH, via the coding sequence ATGTTGGGAATAAGACACATTCGTTTTGATTCAATGACCTATGTTTTGCATTATGTCAATGGGCAGATCAAACGAGAAGGACGAGGTTTAGCGTTTTTTTATTTTTCGCCTAATAGTTCTATTATGGCGATTCCAATGGGCAGTAATGATTTGCCGTTTATTTTTAGCGAACCCACTTTTGATTATCAAATGGTGAGTATACAAGGTCAAGTCAGTTATAAAATCGCTAATCCGAAATTATTAGCGGACGTTTTAGATTTTGTGGTGAACCATAAAGGAGAATATAAGAAAAACGATATTGAAAACTTGAATCAACGCATTATTAACGAAGCCCAAACCTCTATTGCTTCGCTGATTCATGAGATGAAACTCAAGCAAGCCATTCGCTCGGCAAAAATAATTGAGGCGAAAATAATTGACGTATTGAAAGTGTCGCCACTCATTAAGATGCTGGGGATTGATATTTTAGGTGTGAACATTTTGGCGGTGAGTGCCACGCCTGAAATGAGCCGCGCTTTAGAAACCGAAACGCGAGAGCAATTGCAACAAGAAGCTGACCATGCTATTTACGAACGCCGAAATTTTGCTGTGGAACAAGAACGGAGAATTAAAGAATCCGAATTGAACACGGAAATTTTGGTCGAAGAAAAACTGAAACAGATTGCGGATAAAAAGATGCAATCCCAGTTTGAACAAGCCGAAAATGATCGCAAATTGAAAGAGATTGAATTGGCTGCTGAAATTGCCATTGAGAATCAACGCGCCCAATTGATCGAACAAAAAGCGGCAAATAACCGCAAAGAAGCGGATAGCAAGAGCTACGTGAATGAGATGTTATTAAAACCTTATAAGGAGATGGATTGGAAAGTATTAATGGCGTTAAGTCGTGAGGGATCGCCAGGGTTAAATATTGCGTTGGCATTTAGAGAATTAGCCGAACGTGCGGACACAATTGGGCAATTAAATATCACTCCCGATTTGTTGCAAAGTATTTTGCAACAAAACAATGAAGGATTCCATCGTGGGCATGGACACTAA